The Fusobacterium necrophorum subsp. necrophorum genome has a window encoding:
- a CDS encoding glycosyltransferase → MSRTFPKISIIMPVCKYDEYLEQAINSILAQTFQEFEFLIIANGMLEDSFQKLQSFCQKDTRIRLYQTSIKQLQYNLNYALNLAQAEIIARMDGDDIAFPTRLEKQYFYLLEENIDLLGSNFEYIDEKNLKIDKKNFILLRNEEIRKAMTIFCPFCHPTIMFKKSIVLDAGAYCFGNIAEDWELYLRLRRNAEIKFANYPEVLLQYRQHSKQMSKQSSKMDSIIVSGLYVREFVYTKNIAYLKGALIHFFLATPFRKILKRMEQWRRKR, encoded by the coding sequence ATGAGCAGAACTTTTCCAAAAATTTCCATAATCATGCCAGTTTGTAAATACGATGAATATTTAGAGCAAGCAATTAATAGTATACTTGCACAGACATTTCAAGAATTTGAATTTTTAATTATTGCAAATGGAATGTTAGAGGATTCTTTTCAAAAGCTTCAGAGTTTTTGTCAGAAAGATACTAGAATCAGATTATATCAAACTTCGATAAAACAATTACAGTATAATTTAAATTATGCCTTAAATCTTGCCCAAGCGGAAATTATTGCAAGAATGGATGGAGATGATATTGCCTTTCCAACAAGATTGGAAAAACAATACTTTTATCTTTTAGAAGAGAACATTGATTTATTAGGAAGTAATTTTGAATATATTGATGAGAAAAATTTAAAAATAGATAAAAAAAATTTTATATTACTAAGAAATGAAGAAATTAGAAAGGCAATGACTATATTTTGTCCATTTTGTCACCCCACAATTATGTTTAAAAAGTCTATTGTTTTAGATGCGGGAGCCTATTGTTTTGGAAATATAGCAGAAGATTGGGAGTTATACTTACGATTACGAAGGAACGCCGAAATAAAATTTGCCAATTATCCTGAAGTATTGTTACAATATAGACAACACTCGAAGCAGATGTCAAAACAAAGCAGTAAAATGGACAGTATTATAGTCTCCGGTTTATATGTACGAGAATTTGTATATACTAAAAATATAGCTTATTTAAAAGGGGCTTTGATTCATTTTTTCTTAGCAACTCCTTTTAGAAAAATATTAAAAAGAATGGAACAATGGAGAAGAAAGAGATAA
- a CDS encoding TIM barrel protein — MKLAISNIAWNEKDDETIYEKMQDLHFQFLEIAPTRWVVKNPYSANNIEEAKIIVQNIREKYGIKVCSMQSILYGVKERLFYSKQEREILQKKVKEAIYYANQIGCRHLVFGSPKNRIIKSKSQHIEGVAFFKELTQYAREQGVYLSIEANPTIYDTNYINTTEEALKLVQEVQDEYFGINYDLGTVIQNGETLDILKENMEKIHHIHISEPHLKSIQKRVIHRELSEILKKYCYKNVISIEMKKTENIQEIFNILAYISKIFS, encoded by the coding sequence ATGAAGCTAGCTATTTCTAATATTGCTTGGAATGAAAAAGATGATGAAACTATATATGAAAAAATGCAAGATTTGCATTTTCAATTTTTGGAAATAGCACCTACAAGGTGGGTTGTGAAAAATCCATATAGTGCTAATAACATAGAAGAAGCGAAAATAATAGTTCAGAATATTAGAGAAAAATATGGAATCAAAGTTTGCTCCATGCAGTCTATTCTATATGGAGTCAAAGAAAGATTGTTTTATAGTAAGCAGGAACGAGAAATTTTACAAAAGAAAGTGAAAGAAGCAATTTATTATGCCAATCAGATAGGGTGTAGACATCTTGTTTTTGGTTCCCCAAAAAATAGAATTATAAAAAGCAAGAGTCAACATATAGAAGGAGTAGCTTTTTTTAAAGAGTTAACACAGTATGCGAGAGAACAAGGAGTCTATTTGTCTATAGAAGCAAATCCAACGATTTATGACACGAATTATATCAACACCACAGAAGAGGCATTAAAATTAGTACAAGAAGTACAGGATGAATACTTTGGGATTAATTATGATTTGGGAACAGTAATTCAAAATGGGGAAACTCTCGATATTTTAAAGGAGAATATGGAAAAAATACATCATATTCACATTAGTGAACCACATTTAAAAAGTATTCAAAAGAGAGTAATCCATAGAGAGTTATCTGAAATATTGAAAAAATATTGCTATAAGAATGTCATTTCCATTGAGATGAAGAAAACAGAGAATATTCAAGAGATCTTTAATATTCTTGCTTATATTTCAAAAATTTTTTCATAA
- a CDS encoding FAD-dependent oxidoreductase produces MNLKYDKIIIGAGIYGMYAAKRILKKNPNMKVLILEIEKSYFRRASYINQARLHNGYHYPRSYSTALKTVRYFDRFYRDFHKSIHDGFEKIYAIASEYSWTNGEQFQKFCDNLGVKCEEIPKKKYFNEHTIDKAFLTEEVSFDAKKIGDQLYQELVELNCEIQFNTEIIAIKKERDKYILSTKTGKNYVTSFILNATYAGTNKIHSLIGFEYLPIKYEFCEVILCEVSENIRNVGLTVMDGPFFSIMPFGLTGYHSITSVSRTPHFTSYEFVPPYDCGGEKKLQRTEEHKKACIHCGIFPKTAFDEMVQIARKYLNSEIEIKYIKSLYTIKPIMLSSEIDDSRPTIIKQYSEKPDFYTVFSGKVNAIYDLDEIL; encoded by the coding sequence ATGAATCTAAAATATGACAAAATCATTATTGGAGCAGGAATCTATGGAATGTATGCTGCCAAAAGAATATTAAAGAAAAATCCTAATATGAAAGTTCTTATATTGGAGATAGAAAAAAGTTATTTTCGTCGAGCTTCTTATATAAACCAAGCAAGACTTCATAATGGGTATCATTATCCAAGAAGTTATTCCACAGCCTTGAAAACAGTGAGATATTTCGATAGATTTTACCGAGATTTTCACAAAAGTATTCATGATGGTTTTGAAAAAATATATGCAATTGCTTCTGAATATAGTTGGACTAATGGAGAACAATTTCAAAAATTTTGTGATAATTTGGGTGTGAAGTGTGAGGAGATTCCTAAAAAAAAGTATTTTAATGAACACACAATTGATAAAGCTTTTTTAACAGAGGAAGTTTCCTTTGATGCTAAAAAAATAGGAGATCAGCTGTATCAGGAATTAGTAGAATTAAATTGTGAAATACAGTTTAATACAGAAATCATAGCAATAAAAAAAGAAAGAGATAAATATATTCTTAGTACCAAAACAGGGAAAAATTATGTAACTTCTTTTATATTAAATGCTACCTATGCAGGAACAAATAAAATTCATAGCTTGATCGGTTTTGAATATTTACCTATCAAATATGAATTTTGTGAAGTTATTTTGTGTGAAGTGTCTGAGAATATAAGAAATGTAGGATTAACAGTTATGGATGGGCCTTTTTTTTCTATTATGCCTTTCGGATTGACAGGGTATCACTCCATTACTTCTGTTTCCAGAACACCACATTTTACAAGTTATGAATTTGTACCGCCTTACGATTGTGGTGGAGAGAAGAAATTACAAAGAACGGAAGAACATAAAAAAGCTTGTATTCATTGTGGTATTTTTCCTAAAACAGCCTTTGATGAGATGGTACAGATTGCAAGAAAGTATCTAAATTCAGAGATCGAAATTAAATATATAAAGTCATTATACACTATAAAACCTATTATGCTTTCTTCAGAAATAGATGATTCTAGACCTACCATTATAAAACAATATTCTGAAAAACCTGATTTTTATACCGTATTTTCTGGGAAAGTTAATGCTATATATGATTTAGATGAAATATTATAA
- a CDS encoding glycosyl transferase family 2 has product MNITLEQNYISVVLVIHDFTEEINLKIKNIEKVLKTHFKASEFIIVDNTLEEIEWKEKLTIKNKYTIIKLPIKHSGQRALNAGIAMAIGDYIVEIEDFSVDIDYNVLLEMYKKSQESYDFIFLTPKKVKISSMIFYKIINHYFKNKWNEKVGSSLMILSSRRGQNKISELGNQIINRNLAYILSGLKNYSITIDLKYKNKKNFSKNLMLMFDSLLYYTDILILLSQSLSFFFLILFIFEIVYCFTLEFFYSDITVWIFLSIIVSLAFCGIFFMLSIIIRYLHHILKGSSQAKSYIYSFIDKQ; this is encoded by the coding sequence ATGAATATAACTTTGGAGCAGAATTATATTTCTGTTGTGTTAGTCATTCACGATTTTACAGAAGAAATAAATTTAAAAATAAAAAATATAGAAAAAGTGTTAAAAACTCACTTTAAGGCTAGTGAATTTATTATAGTTGATAATACTTTGGAAGAAATAGAGTGGAAGGAAAAATTGACTATAAAAAATAAGTATACGATTATTAAACTTCCTATCAAACATAGCGGGCAAAGGGCATTAAATGCTGGAATAGCTATGGCAATTGGAGATTATATTGTAGAGATAGAAGATTTCTCTGTGGATATAGATTATAATGTATTATTAGAAATGTATAAAAAAAGTCAGGAATCTTATGATTTTATTTTTTTAACTCCTAAGAAAGTAAAAATAAGTTCTATGATATTTTATAAAATAATCAATCATTATTTTAAAAATAAATGGAATGAAAAAGTAGGAAGTTCTCTTATGATTCTTTCCTCAAGGAGAGGACAAAATAAAATATCAGAACTCGGGAATCAAATTATCAATAGAAACCTTGCATATATTTTGTCTGGATTAAAAAACTATTCTATCACAATAGATTTGAAATATAAAAATAAAAAAAATTTTTCTAAAAATTTGATGCTGATGTTTGATAGCTTGCTTTATTACACAGACATTCTTATTTTATTATCTCAAAGCCTATCTTTTTTCTTTTTAATATTATTTATTTTTGAAATAGTTTATTGCTTTACTTTAGAGTTTTTTTATAGTGATATTACAGTGTGGATATTTCTATCCATTATAGTCAGTTTAGCTTTTTGCGGAATATTTTTTATGCTAAGTATTATCATAAGATATTTACATCATATCTTAAAAGGTTCTTCTCAAGCAAAAAGTTATATCTATAGCTTTATTGACAAGCAATGA
- a CDS encoding capsular polysaccharide synthesis protein, whose translation MQNKVSKELDKLLALYFDGKLEVFSFTPKKKLENKKIIWQFWGQGWEYEKLPDIVKLCYKSVEKYKGEYEVIRLDEHSIQEYLDFPEFVFERLRKKQIPYANFADLLRVALLDLYGGVSLDPTVILTGRLENKIGEKGYFSFQRSEEAEHKNIWKNFDCSYFSWDRRNKVKLLSSIMYAEQGNIVIHTMLQLTLHYWKKKKSIDYYFFFQVLYTEIIEKYLTKEQCIVEDDTVPHELAKDLFKEYSEERLSKIISRNFLHKLNHKVSPDLLKKENTIYQYLIKLYQV comes from the coding sequence ATGCAAAATAAAGTGTCTAAGGAGTTGGATAAATTACTAGCTTTATATTTTGATGGTAAATTGGAAGTTTTTTCATTTACTCCTAAAAAAAAATTGGAAAATAAAAAAATAATATGGCAATTTTGGGGACAAGGTTGGGAGTATGAAAAACTTCCAGACATTGTAAAACTTTGTTATAAATCTGTCGAAAAATATAAAGGAGAATATGAAGTTATTCGTTTGGATGAACATTCCATCCAAGAATACCTTGATTTTCCTGAATTTGTTTTTGAAAGGTTAAGAAAAAAACAAATACCATATGCAAATTTTGCTGATTTATTGAGAGTAGCGTTATTGGATTTATATGGTGGGGTTTCTTTAGATCCCACTGTAATTTTGACTGGAAGGCTAGAAAATAAAATAGGAGAAAAAGGATATTTTTCTTTTCAACGTTCTGAAGAAGCAGAGCATAAAAATATTTGGAAAAATTTTGATTGTAGTTATTTTTCTTGGGATAGAAGAAATAAAGTAAAACTTCTTAGTAGTATTATGTATGCTGAGCAAGGAAATATTGTGATTCATACTATGCTACAATTAACACTGCATTATTGGAAAAAAAAGAAAAGTATTGATTATTACTTTTTTTTCCAAGTTTTATATACAGAGATAATCGAAAAATATTTAACAAAAGAACAATGCATTGTAGAGGACGATACTGTGCCACATGAGTTAGCAAAAGATTTGTTTAAAGAATATTCAGAAGAACGATTATCAAAAATAATCTCTAGAAACTTTCTACATAAATTGAATCATAAAGTGTCCCCTGATTTACTCAAAAAGGAAAATACTATCTATCAATACTTGATAAAATTATATCAAGTATAG
- a CDS encoding glycosyltransferase family 52, whose product MQICHIGSYYGLFIYLLLPEIKIEETFFFLTSDLKVNVAPEQVFYMKVKKMRFPFRILYYDFYLRYRLHRVIKYKKLDTNLIIGQDHIIGKDYFLKYNYHLVEDGLGLYSTFYIEQAKYKKRYFLNKMLRRKRWNGMENTVTKIYLTKKENIPHEIRHKVELINLKELWKKKTEEEKTKILKIFDFSIEKMKNLSAKNYILFTQPLSEDSVISEEEKIDIYKKVIKNYDKKKLIIKTHPRETTDYSKIFPEIAILNAKFPAELLFIFNIPFEKVITLFSTSVMIFENSVEIDFYGTEVNEKLLRRFGATENIMKRNVYI is encoded by the coding sequence GTGCAAATTTGTCATATCGGTAGCTATTATGGTCTTTTTATCTACTTATTGTTGCCTGAAATAAAGATAGAGGAAACTTTCTTTTTTTTGACTTCAGATTTAAAAGTAAATGTTGCTCCTGAACAGGTTTTTTATATGAAAGTAAAAAAAATGAGATTTCCTTTTAGAATTTTATATTATGATTTTTATTTAAGATATAGGCTTCATAGAGTAATAAAATATAAAAAGTTAGATACCAATCTGATTATAGGGCAGGATCATATTATAGGAAAAGATTATTTCTTAAAATATAACTATCATTTAGTGGAAGATGGATTGGGACTTTATTCTACTTTTTATATAGAGCAAGCGAAATATAAAAAGAGATATTTTTTGAATAAGATGTTAAGAAGAAAACGTTGGAATGGAATGGAGAATACAGTAACAAAAATATATTTGACAAAAAAAGAAAATATTCCTCATGAGATAAGACATAAAGTTGAACTTATAAACTTAAAAGAGCTATGGAAGAAAAAAACAGAAGAAGAAAAAACAAAAATTTTGAAGATATTTGATTTTAGTATAGAGAAAATGAAAAATCTGTCTGCAAAAAATTATATTTTGTTCACTCAACCTTTATCGGAGGACTCTGTTATTAGTGAAGAAGAAAAAATAGATATTTATAAAAAAGTAATTAAAAATTATGATAAAAAGAAGTTGATTATTAAAACTCATCCTAGGGAAACTACAGATTATAGTAAGATATTTCCAGAAATTGCTATATTAAATGCCAAATTTCCGGCAGAGCTATTGTTTATTTTCAATATTCCTTTTGAAAAAGTGATAACTTTGTTTTCAACTTCTGTTATGATATTTGAGAATAGTGTAGAAATAGATTTTTATGGAACAGAAGTCAATGAAAAACTATTAAGAAGATTTGGAGCAACAGAAAATATCATGAAAAGGAATGTTTATATTTAA
- a CDS encoding polysaccharide biosynthesis C-terminal domain-containing protein, whose protein sequence is MKENKILKNSIWMLFDRVYFLFLQFFIGVKIANYYGTKINGSYALASSYAAFIILLLELPNIGVLKIFYRKDTRTVFTHLIFSIVISSLLAVFILINYDNTLFATLLCLLLISSCLSKLSSVISSYFEYRLELSKVILSMNILTTISYCVQFYVMYRNMTIIEVLYIRILENLIKFIVMSILFWKQKYDQVFQYSASLLKHILKDSMYLWITHISFVAYTQLDKVMLGNLLGKEAVGIYSIGVSLANMTLLFIHPITVSIFPKMLRLYQKNRKKYMKKYQKFTTMSTQVYLYGGIVSYFILKKVFFMVYSKEYENAIAIYGILMFAILWKANASFQISHITIIGKTKMNFVKTLIGLMGNILLNWFLIPRYGINGAAFATVITNFITLFLLDFFIPSYREHAWIQWRSFYQIQKIF, encoded by the coding sequence GTGAAAGAAAATAAAATACTAAAAAATTCTATATGGATGTTGTTTGATAGAGTGTATTTCCTATTTTTACAGTTTTTTATAGGAGTAAAAATTGCGAATTATTATGGAACAAAGATAAATGGAAGTTATGCGTTGGCTTCTTCTTATGCTGCTTTCATTATTTTACTATTGGAATTACCGAATATAGGAGTACTTAAAATATTTTATAGAAAAGACACCAGAACGGTGTTTACTCATTTAATATTTTCCATTGTTATTTCCTCTTTATTAGCTGTTTTTATTCTTATAAATTACGATAATACTTTGTTTGCCACTTTGTTATGTTTATTGTTGATTTCTTCTTGCCTTTCTAAATTAAGTTCTGTAATTTCTTCTTATTTTGAGTATCGTTTAGAGTTATCTAAAGTTATTTTGTCCATGAATATCTTGACAACAATTTCCTATTGTGTACAATTCTATGTAATGTATCGGAATATGACAATAATAGAAGTACTGTATATTCGTATTTTAGAAAATCTCATTAAATTTATTGTAATGAGTATTCTATTTTGGAAGCAAAAATATGATCAAGTATTTCAATATAGTGCTTCTCTTTTAAAACATATTCTGAAAGACAGTATGTATCTTTGGATTACTCATATTTCTTTTGTAGCTTATACGCAATTAGATAAGGTTATGCTTGGAAATTTGTTAGGAAAAGAAGCAGTGGGGATTTATTCGATTGGAGTTTCTTTAGCCAATATGACTTTACTATTTATTCATCCTATTACAGTTTCTATCTTTCCCAAAATGTTAAGATTGTATCAAAAAAATAGAAAGAAATACATGAAAAAATATCAAAAATTTACTACAATGAGCACTCAAGTGTATTTATATGGAGGGATTGTTTCTTATTTTATTCTAAAAAAAGTATTTTTCATGGTATATTCCAAAGAATATGAAAATGCCATTGCCATATATGGGATTTTAATGTTTGCGATTCTATGGAAAGCGAATGCTTCTTTTCAAATTTCTCATATTACTATCATAGGAAAAACAAAAATGAATTTTGTAAAAACTCTGATAGGATTGATGGGAAATATCTTATTAAATTGGTTTTTAATCCCCCGTTATGGAATAAACGGAGCAGCTTTTGCTACAGTTATTACAAATTTTATTACTCTATTCTTATTGGATTTTTTTATTCCGAGTTATCGAGAACATGCTTGGATACAATGGAGAAGTTTTTATCAAATTCAAAAAATATTCTAA
- a CDS encoding acylneuraminate cytidylyltransferase family protein: MYQNKRILAVIPARGGSKGIPKKNITMLDGLPLIVYTLKSAQHSKYLDRIIVSTEDFEIKKVAEQYGGEVPFLRPVELAQDDSKTIDCILHTIDTLKNIRETYDYVVILQCTSPLRKSWHIDEAISKIISENGTSLVSVSEVEEHPILMRTLNTDGTLQNLLNVNSTIRRQDFPSFYKVDGAIYIQKIDENLNKDTSLNDGKLAYIMDRKYTVDIDEYLDIRKVELYLKELHNLKIF, translated from the coding sequence ATGTATCAAAATAAAAGGATTTTAGCAGTAATTCCGGCAAGAGGTGGAAGTAAGGGGATTCCTAAAAAGAATATTACTATGTTGGACGGGCTTCCACTGATTGTGTATACTTTAAAGTCAGCTCAACATTCCAAATATTTAGATAGAATAATTGTATCCACAGAAGATTTTGAAATTAAGAAAGTAGCGGAACAATATGGAGGAGAAGTTCCTTTTTTACGCCCTGTCGAATTAGCCCAAGATGATTCCAAGACAATAGATTGTATTTTACATACTATAGATACTTTAAAAAATATTCGAGAAACTTATGATTATGTAGTAATTCTACAATGTACAAGTCCTCTTAGAAAATCTTGGCATATCGATGAAGCGATTTCCAAGATAATTTCGGAAAACGGTACTTCTTTGGTTAGCGTTTCGGAAGTGGAAGAGCACCCGATTTTGATGAGAACTTTGAATACCGATGGCACTTTACAAAATTTATTGAATGTCAATAGCACCATAAGAAGACAGGATTTTCCCAGCTTTTATAAAGTAGACGGAGCTATCTATATTCAAAAAATAGATGAAAATTTGAATAAAGATACCAGTTTAAATGATGGAAAATTGGCATATATTATGGATAGAAAATATACAGTGGATATTGATGAATATTTAGATATTCGTAAGGTAGAATTGTATTTGAAAGAATTGCATAATTTAAAAATTTTTTAA
- a CDS encoding ISL3 family transposase translates to MIFCFLCKSCSKTFSASTNFVRKYCNIADSIKLSIALESKNIISEKDIAKRFRVSSSTVKRSLLQYYDFEKKHPKTLPTHLGIDEFKSTKQASGNMSAILVDLQKREIVDILEDRRKDPLIDFFQTFPMEERKKVQVITTDLYEPYLQILPKLFPNAQIILDRFHIVQLISRAFLQARIQLMKQLQDHSLARKLKKHWKLFQKSASSLSEKRYYDYSFKQYISSGEIVNFLSKKIPKLDEYYGIYQNFLYLFQQ, encoded by the coding sequence ATGATCTTTTGTTTCCTTTGTAAAAGTTGTTCAAAAACATTTTCTGCCTCTACTAATTTTGTCAGAAAATACTGTAATATTGCAGATAGTATTAAACTTTCCATCGCATTAGAATCCAAAAATATTATCTCAGAAAAAGATATTGCAAAAAGATTTCGAGTCTCTTCTTCTACTGTGAAAAGAAGTCTTTTACAGTACTATGATTTTGAAAAGAAACATCCCAAAACACTTCCTACTCATTTAGGAATAGATGAATTCAAATCTACAAAACAGGCTTCGGGAAATATGTCTGCCATTTTAGTAGATTTACAAAAGCGCGAGATTGTAGATATTTTAGAAGATAGAAGAAAGGATCCCTTGATTGATTTTTTTCAGACCTTTCCTATGGAAGAACGTAAAAAAGTTCAGGTTATCACAACAGATTTATACGAACCTTACTTACAAATATTGCCAAAATTATTTCCCAATGCGCAAATCATTTTAGATAGATTCCATATCGTCCAATTAATCTCTAGGGCATTTTTACAAGCAAGAATACAACTCATGAAACAACTTCAAGATCATTCTCTAGCAAGAAAATTAAAAAAGCACTGGAAGCTCTTTCAAAAATCAGCTAGTTCTCTATCAGAAAAGCGTTATTATGACTATTCTTTTAAACAATATATTTCATCAGGAGAAATTGTAAATTTCCTATCGAAGAAAATTCCAAAATTAGATGAATACTATGGGATATATCAAAATTTTCTTTATCTATTTCAACAGTAA
- a CDS encoding sugar transferase, giving the protein MFTIYKFRSLNVDFDTQAIGIQIYANHDSISFIGKIMRKTTIEELPQLFNVLKGDMSLIGPRPELPRRLSFYSKKDRGVFQLRSGISSPASILFSDEEVLMQKVKNPEKFYTEQILPYKNRTEFMLYKK; this is encoded by the coding sequence ATTTTTACAATATATAAGTTTAGAAGTTTAAATGTTGATTTTGATACACAGGCTATCGGAATTCAAATATATGCTAATCATGATTCGATTAGTTTCATTGGAAAAATAATGAGAAAGACAACAATTGAGGAACTTCCTCAATTGTTTAATGTATTAAAAGGCGATATGAGTCTCATTGGTCCAAGACCGGAACTTCCAAGAAGACTTTCTTTTTATTCTAAAAAAGATAGAGGAGTTTTTCAACTGAGAAGTGGGATTTCTTCTCCCGCAAGTATCTTATTTTCAGACGAAGAAGTATTAATGCAAAAAGTAAAAAATCCTGAAAAGTTTTATACAGAACAAATTTTACCATATAAAAACAGAACTGAATTTATGTTATATAAAAAATAG
- the wecB gene encoding UDP-N-acetylglucosamine 2-epimerase (non-hydrolyzing), with the protein MKIGIIFGTRPEAIKLAPVYYELKKRKISTKIVVTGQHKEMLYQVLNVFGIQVDYDLHIMSSGQGLPELTGNLMLKLNSIFGKEQFDYILVQGDTTSAYIGALTAFYHKIPVGHIEAGLRTYNIYSPFPEEVNRRMISVISSIHFAPTDTNVKNLRLENYPLDRIIKCGNTIIDALVWVKTNKSDLLKEIRNKYNLYNKRYILITMHRRENWGKPMENTLTAIREYLKQHEELFLVFPIHKNPIVRKIVHQIFDNFNQAILLEPLEYLDFIAVMDGAHYIMTDSGGIQEEAPSLGKPVLVLRDTTERPEGLEAGTTKLIGNSPAEITKYMKLLEGDLYHNMASRKNPYGDGHAANIIVSYLVNNKG; encoded by the coding sequence ATGAAAATTGGAATTATTTTTGGAACTAGACCAGAAGCAATAAAACTAGCTCCAGTATATTATGAATTAAAAAAGAGAAAAATATCTACAAAAATTGTTGTTACAGGACAGCATAAGGAAATGTTATATCAAGTGCTAAATGTTTTTGGTATTCAAGTTGATTATGATTTACATATTATGTCATCAGGACAGGGATTGCCAGAGTTAACAGGAAATTTAATGCTAAAATTAAACTCAATTTTTGGAAAAGAACAATTTGATTATATTTTGGTACAAGGAGATACTACTTCGGCATATATAGGAGCTTTGACTGCTTTTTATCACAAAATTCCAGTAGGACATATTGAGGCAGGGCTTAGAACGTATAATATTTATTCCCCATTTCCTGAAGAAGTTAATCGAAGGATGATTAGTGTAATCTCAAGCATTCATTTTGCTCCTACAGATACAAATGTTAAAAATTTAAGATTAGAGAATTATCCGCTTGACAGAATCATAAAGTGTGGAAATACTATTATAGATGCATTAGTGTGGGTAAAAACCAACAAATCAGATCTACTCAAAGAAATTAGAAATAAATACAATCTATATAATAAAAGGTATATATTAATAACGATGCACAGAAGAGAAAATTGGGGTAAGCCTATGGAGAATACATTAACAGCAATTAGAGAATACTTGAAACAGCATGAAGAATTATTTTTGGTTTTTCCTATTCATAAAAATCCCATTGTTAGAAAGATAGTACATCAAATCTTTGATAATTTCAATCAAGCTATTCTTTTAGAACCATTAGAATATTTAGATTTTATAGCTGTTATGGATGGAGCTCATTATATTATGACAGATTCAGGAGGAATTCAAGAAGAAGCGCCTAGTTTAGGAAAACCAGTTTTAGTTTTAAGAGATACAACAGAAAGACCAGAAGGACTAGAAGCAGGAACGACTAAATTAATTGGAAACAGTCCAGCTGAAATAACTAAATATATGAAATTATTAGAAGGAGATTTGTATCATAATATGGCGAGTAGAAAAAACCCTTATGGAGATGGGCATGCAGCTAATATAATAGTTTCTTATCTAGTAAATAATAAAGGATAG